Proteins encoded by one window of Clostridium bornimense:
- the trxA gene encoding thioredoxin: protein MAIVLSGKEFDNEVLESEGVVLVDFFAEWCNPCKMLAPILDEVAADMEGKAKIFKVDVDEAGELADRYDITTIPHLIIFKDGEVVEEIGGFHPKESLIEKLEEYCK from the coding sequence ATGGCTATAGTATTAAGTGGAAAAGAGTTTGATAATGAAGTTTTAGAAAGCGAGGGAGTAGTATTAGTAGATTTCTTTGCAGAATGGTGTAATCCATGTAAGATGTTAGCTCCTATTTTAGATGAAGTAGCAGCAGATATGGAAGGAAAGGCAAAGATATTTAAGGTAGATGTAGATGAAGCAGGAGAATTAGCTGATAGATATGATATTACTACTATACCACACTTAATAATTTTTAAAGATGGGGAAGTTGTTGAAGAAATAGGAGGATTCCATCCAAAAGAATCATTAATAGAAAAATTAGAAGAATATTGTAAGTAA
- a CDS encoding NAD(P)/FAD-dependent oxidoreductase: MSNRYDIAIVGTGPAGLSAAINAKIRNKNIILFGTRNLSNKVMKAPKVNNYLGLPKVTGEELKDTFLSHIDDMNIKITEERINNIYAMGKYFNLMANDKVYEASTVILATGVEFRAPLKGELEYLGRGVGYCATCDAPLYRGKKVTVIGYNKESIEETNFISEIVSEVNFVPMIKGDLNLKDNINIIKSRPISIEGDRKVKKLVLDDGEIDTDGVFLLKDSIAPGQLVPGLEMEDQYIKVNRKMETNIKGLYAAGDIIGKPYQYIKSAGEGQVAALNAVSYLDELKNK; this comes from the coding sequence ATGAGTAATAGATATGATATAGCTATAGTAGGTACTGGTCCAGCAGGATTATCAGCTGCTATAAATGCAAAAATAAGAAATAAAAACATCATATTATTTGGTACAAGAAATTTAAGTAATAAAGTAATGAAAGCTCCTAAAGTTAATAATTACTTGGGATTACCTAAAGTAACAGGTGAAGAGCTAAAGGATACTTTTTTGAGTCATATTGATGATATGAATATTAAAATAACAGAGGAACGAATAAATAATATATATGCCATGGGAAAATATTTTAATTTAATGGCTAATGACAAGGTCTATGAAGCTTCCACTGTTATATTAGCTACAGGGGTAGAATTTAGAGCTCCACTGAAAGGAGAACTAGAATACTTAGGAAGAGGAGTCGGTTATTGTGCCACTTGTGATGCACCGCTTTATAGAGGAAAGAAAGTCACAGTTATTGGGTATAATAAAGAGTCTATAGAAGAGACAAATTTCATAAGTGAAATAGTAAGTGAAGTAAATTTTGTACCAATGATAAAAGGTGATTTAAATTTAAAGGATAATATTAATATAATAAAATCAAGGCCAATATCTATCGAAGGGGACAGAAAAGTAAAAAAATTAGTTTTAGATGATGGTGAGATAGATACTGATGGGGTTTTTTTATTAAAAGATAGTATCGCACCAGGACAACTTGTCCCAGGTTTAGAAATGGAAGATCAGTATATTAAAGTTAATAGAAAAATGGAAACAAACATAAAAGGATTGTATGCTGCTGGAGATATAATTGGGAAACCATATCAATATATAAAATCAGCTGGTGAAGGACAAGTAGCGGCGTTAAATGCCGTAAGTTATTTAGATGAACTTAAGAATAAATAA
- a CDS encoding methyl-accepting chemotaxis protein yields the protein MNTNNIFSENDKQIDIQLNKICKVGAILFILNFIFFITQKSLFDFSIYDIVYFSSYFLIIIPLVYYKVSPDKKYYKRITIYTINAICLIAFFLTWISVPYILILPTSIACLYYDFKLARNLLVFNTIAMIIITFFQPFIDTGNFLDNSLHSAMMYSVYFTIQLIMIGMLLLSNCKNSSNLLIKAYKLNNNIASILDNTNILANEVAESITTLNSSVSQSNRALAEVNNFVVTVNTNSDNMINAISSTDKSINEIIHNIDTTLEKTKDIHEHNKKITEITNRSRENLSNVISELGTIKDSTANSKDKVLSLEEKTKQILNAVTLINGIAEQTTLLSLNASIEAVRAGESGKGFMVVAEEIKNLSSSSNKAADDIKNMLSDITDYVSLVVEAIDSTSNIVNTNINSISNSHSDFDEVFSMQNAMVDHVQDINSLMSILNTQGDTIKSNMNELKSINKSTNLSIDTMTSNLEELQGEFTEIAMQVDTIKNVSDNLVNNE from the coding sequence ATGAATACAAATAATATTTTTTCAGAAAATGATAAACAAATCGATATTCAACTAAATAAAATTTGCAAAGTAGGCGCGATACTTTTTATTTTAAATTTTATATTTTTTATAACACAAAAAAGTTTATTTGATTTTTCTATATACGATATAGTATATTTCTCATCATATTTTCTTATTATTATTCCACTAGTATACTATAAGGTTTCACCTGATAAAAAATACTATAAAAGGATTACTATCTATACAATTAACGCTATTTGTCTTATTGCTTTTTTCCTTACTTGGATCTCTGTACCATACATACTAATATTACCAACATCAATAGCTTGCTTGTATTACGATTTTAAACTTGCACGAAATCTTTTAGTTTTTAATACTATAGCTATGATTATTATTACTTTCTTCCAACCATTTATAGATACAGGTAACTTTTTAGATAACTCATTACACTCTGCTATGATGTACTCTGTCTATTTTACTATTCAATTAATTATGATAGGAATGTTACTATTATCAAATTGTAAAAATTCTAGCAACCTACTTATAAAAGCATATAAGTTAAATAATAATATTGCATCTATTTTAGATAATACAAATATTCTGGCTAATGAAGTTGCAGAGTCTATCACTACTCTTAATAGTAGTGTTTCTCAATCAAATAGAGCTTTAGCAGAAGTTAATAATTTTGTTGTAACTGTAAACACAAATTCTGATAATATGATAAATGCTATTTCATCTACAGATAAATCTATAAATGAAATTATACATAATATAGATACTACTTTAGAAAAGACTAAAGACATACATGAGCATAATAAGAAAATTACTGAAATAACTAATAGAAGTAGAGAGAATCTTTCTAACGTAATATCTGAATTAGGTACTATTAAAGATTCTACTGCTAACTCTAAAGATAAAGTTCTTTCTTTAGAAGAAAAAACAAAGCAAATACTTAATGCTGTAACATTAATAAACGGAATAGCAGAACAAACTACACTATTATCTTTAAATGCTTCTATCGAAGCTGTACGTGCTGGTGAGTCCGGAAAAGGATTTATGGTAGTTGCTGAAGAGATTAAAAATTTATCATCATCTTCTAATAAAGCCGCTGATGATATCAAAAATATGCTATCTGACATTACAGATTATGTTTCTCTTGTAGTAGAGGCTATTGATTCTACTAGCAATATAGTAAATACTAATATTAATTCAATATCAAATTCTCACTCTGATTTTGATGAAGTATTCTCTATGCAAAATGCTATGGTTGATCATGTACAAGATATAAACTCTCTAATGTCTATATTAAACACTCAAGGCGACACAATTAAATCAAATATGAATGAATTGAAATCAATAAATAAATCTACAAACTTATCTATAGATACTATGACTTCAAACCTTGAGGAACTTCAAGGAGAATTTACAGAAATAGCAATGCAAGTTGATACTATTAAAAATGTTTCTGATAATTTAGTTAATAATGAATAG
- a CDS encoding RNA-guided endonuclease InsQ/TnpB family protein, whose amino-acid sequence MIKTLKVMLIPNNKQRSKLFQSAGVARFAYNWALGREQENYKDCGTFLSDYNLRKEFTKLKTQEEYKWLNDYSNNITKQAIKDACLAYKRFFKGQSGFPKFKSRRKSKTSFYMDTDKIQFTNKKVKLEKITLSRKKNKQKLNWIRLAEKNRIPIDSKYINPRVTFDGVNWWISVGIKYADNTEVPVNDGLGIDLGIKDLAICSDIDKPYKNINKTEEIRKLKKKKRRLQRKISRKYLINKKGESYCKTSNIMKAEKKLLELNHRLTNIRHNYLHQTTTEIINRKPKFIVLEDLNVKGMMKNKHLSEAIAEQCFYEFYKQIEYKSSWNNIKFIIADQFYASSKTCSCCGSIKKDLKLSDRIYRCDNCNTVVDRDKNASINLYNYGKSIA is encoded by the coding sequence ATGATAAAAACATTAAAAGTAATGTTAATTCCTAATAATAAACAGAGGTCTAAATTATTTCAATCGGCAGGCGTAGCCCGTTTTGCTTATAACTGGGCATTAGGTAGAGAACAAGAAAATTATAAAGATTGTGGTACTTTTCTATCTGATTATAATTTAAGAAAAGAATTTACTAAATTAAAAACACAGGAAGAATATAAATGGCTTAATGATTATTCTAATAATATAACTAAGCAGGCAATTAAAGATGCTTGTTTAGCTTATAAGAGATTTTTCAAGGGACAGTCTGGTTTTCCCAAATTTAAAAGCAGAAGAAAATCAAAAACAAGTTTTTATATGGATACTGATAAAATCCAGTTTACAAATAAAAAAGTTAAACTTGAAAAAATAACATTAAGCAGAAAGAAAAATAAACAGAAACTTAATTGGATAAGACTTGCTGAAAAAAACAGAATACCAATAGATAGCAAGTATATTAATCCAAGAGTAACATTTGATGGTGTTAACTGGTGGATTAGTGTCGGTATAAAGTATGCCGATAATACAGAAGTACCAGTAAATGATGGTCTAGGAATTGACTTAGGAATAAAGGACTTAGCAATATGCAGTGATATTGATAAACCGTATAAAAATATAAATAAAACTGAAGAAATAAGAAAATTAAAAAAGAAAAAACGTAGGTTACAACGTAAGATATCAAGAAAATATCTAATAAATAAGAAAGGAGAAAGTTACTGCAAAACAAGTAACATTATGAAAGCTGAAAAAAAATTATTAGAACTTAATCATCGATTAACAAATATTCGTCATAATTATTTACATCAAACAACTACTGAAATAATAAACCGAAAACCAAAGTTTATTGTTTTAGAAGATTTAAATGTAAAAGGTATGATGAAAAATAAGCATTTATCAGAAGCAATTGCAGAACAATGCTTCTATGAGTTTTATAAACAGATTGAATATAAATCATCATGGAACAATATTAAATTTATAATTGCAGATCAGTTCTATGCAAGTAGTAAAACGTGTTCATGTTGCGGATCAATAAAGAAAGACTTAAAACTAAGTGATAGAATTTATAGATGTGATAATTGCAATACTGTAGTTGACAGAGATAAGAATGCAAGTATTAATTTATATAATTATGGTAAATCAATAGCTTAG
- a CDS encoding carbon-nitrogen hydrolase family protein, with the protein MEDVKIVAVQYKSILGNIKENVLKIKNIIKNIMKEQPDSRLIIFPELALSGYDCFGDMKNIAETIEGDAINDICAIAKEEKVSLIVGYPERDVYEDKIYNSLIYIGKDGIVQGNYRKINLLHNEKKIFYPGNSCKVIKTEFGKLGLLLGWDVIFSMPSKYYAEESTDFLIVSAAWEKLYSNQWNFNMKNRAEENSCAVIGVNTIGSCGDISLLGRTLFVNSRGNSIKVCEDKEDVYISYSFKIKSMSHIDINNEFDSEEFSEEAYMDEIIEI; encoded by the coding sequence ATGGAGGATGTGAAGATAGTAGCAGTACAGTATAAATCAATATTAGGAAATATAAAAGAAAATGTACTTAAGATTAAGAATATTATAAAGAATATTATGAAAGAACAACCGGATTCAAGACTTATAATATTCCCTGAGTTAGCATTATCCGGATATGATTGTTTTGGAGATATGAAAAATATAGCGGAGACAATAGAAGGAGATGCTATAAATGATATTTGTGCTATTGCAAAAGAGGAAAAAGTATCTTTAATAGTAGGTTATCCTGAAAGAGATGTTTATGAAGATAAGATTTATAATTCATTAATTTATATAGGAAAAGATGGCATAGTACAAGGTAATTATAGAAAGATAAATTTATTGCATAATGAAAAGAAGATTTTTTATCCTGGTAACAGTTGTAAGGTTATAAAAACTGAATTTGGAAAGCTGGGATTATTACTAGGATGGGATGTGATTTTTTCTATGCCATCGAAGTATTATGCAGAAGAATCAACAGATTTTCTTATTGTGTCTGCTGCATGGGAAAAGTTATATTCTAACCAGTGGAATTTTAATATGAAAAATAGAGCAGAAGAAAATTCCTGTGCCGTTATCGGCGTAAATACTATAGGAAGTTGTGGTGATATAAGTCTTCTTGGAAGAACCCTATTTGTAAATTCTAGAGGTAATTCAATAAAAGTCTGTGAAGATAAAGAGGATGTATATATTTCTTATAGTTTTAAGATAAAGTCTATGTCCCATATTGATATAAATAACGAATTTGATTCAGAAGAGTTTTCAGAAGAGGCATATATGGACGAGATTATAGAAATATAG
- a CDS encoding C-GCAxxG-C-C family (seleno)protein, translating into MKVSDYHKQGYNCAEAMIKTYNEEHGTDIPVSLGSGMGSGFTSGSLCGAISAATMIIGYLKGREESTEGNMARGYTKEMMDAIIEKYNTHLCRDLKANKITCEEIENYTYDLLVDILK; encoded by the coding sequence ATGAAAGTATCAGATTATCATAAACAAGGTTATAATTGTGCAGAAGCAATGATAAAAACATATAATGAAGAGCATGGAACTGATATACCTGTAAGTTTAGGAAGTGGTATGGGAAGCGGGTTTACATCAGGAAGTTTATGTGGAGCTATATCAGCGGCAACTATGATTATAGGTTATTTAAAAGGAAGAGAAGAGAGTACAGAAGGCAATATGGCTAGAGGATATACAAAAGAAATGATGGATGCCATCATAGAAAAATATAATACACATCTTTGTAGAGATCTTAAGGCTAATAAAATAACTTGTGAAGAAATAGAAAATTATACTTATGATCTTTTAGTAGATATATTAAAGTAA
- a CDS encoding M20/M25/M40 family metallo-hydrolase: MKEDRIVERFLEYVQIDSETKNEGEFAKRLKLDLEALGFEVYEDDAGKKVGSNTGNLIATLKGDKDAETIMFSCHMDTVSPGNGIKPVIKDNVIYSDGTTILGGDDKAGIAALLEAVVKIKEENISHGDIQFIFTIAEEGGLFGSKNLDYSKLKGNKCFVLDSGGDIGTIVTKGPAQDKISVVIKGKPAHAGVCPEEGISAIEIAAKAISNMKLLRIDENTTANIGKITGGVATNVVCPEVTIEAEARSTVIESLDSQTEHMVKTFERVAESFGGSVEVNVERMYGEFVIEENEEIVDKAKKAIKALGIEPIVTSTGGGSDTNIFNGNGIAAVNLSSGERAPHTLEEHVYIDDLKLLRDLVLELIKE, translated from the coding sequence ATGAAAGAAGATAGAATTGTAGAAAGATTTTTAGAATATGTTCAGATTGATAGTGAAACTAAAAACGAAGGTGAGTTTGCTAAAAGATTAAAATTAGATTTAGAAGCATTAGGTTTTGAAGTTTATGAAGATGATGCTGGAAAAAAAGTTGGGTCAAACACAGGAAATTTAATTGCTACTTTAAAAGGAGATAAAGATGCTGAAACTATAATGTTTAGTTGTCATATGGATACAGTATCTCCTGGAAATGGAATCAAACCTGTGATTAAGGATAATGTTATATATAGTGATGGAACTACTATATTAGGTGGCGATGATAAAGCTGGAATAGCAGCTTTATTAGAGGCTGTAGTTAAAATAAAAGAAGAGAATATAAGTCATGGTGATATTCAATTTATCTTTACTATAGCAGAAGAAGGTGGATTGTTTGGATCTAAAAATTTAGATTATTCTAAGTTAAAAGGAAATAAATGTTTTGTATTAGATAGCGGTGGGGATATCGGAACAATAGTTACTAAAGGTCCAGCGCAAGATAAAATATCTGTAGTTATAAAAGGAAAGCCAGCTCATGCAGGAGTTTGTCCGGAAGAAGGAATAAGTGCTATAGAGATAGCAGCAAAAGCTATTAGTAACATGAAGTTATTAAGGATTGATGAAAACACTACAGCTAATATTGGAAAGATTACAGGGGGCGTTGCTACTAATGTAGTGTGTCCAGAAGTGACAATAGAAGCAGAAGCAAGAAGTACTGTTATAGAGAGCCTAGATTCGCAAACAGAACATATGGTTAAGACTTTTGAAAGAGTGGCAGAATCTTTTGGAGGAAGCGTTGAAGTTAATGTTGAGAGAATGTATGGCGAATTTGTAATAGAAGAAAATGAAGAAATCGTTGATAAAGCTAAAAAGGCAATTAAAGCTTTAGGAATAGAGCCAATAGTTACATCCACTGGTGGTGGTAGTGATACTAATATATTCAATGGAAATGGAATAGCAGCTGTAAATCTTTCTAGTGGGGAGAGAGCTCCACATACATTAGAAGAGCATGTATATATTGATGATTTAAAATTATTAAGAGATTTAGTTTTAGAGTTAATAAAAGAGTAG
- a CDS encoding site-2 protease family protein, with protein MLDSARELIITVLAVLIAISMHELSHGYVSYKLGDPTPKEDGRLSLNPFAHLDIMGTLCLIFFNFGWAKPVKVNPYYYKNHKLGMVLVAIAGPIMNFIIAFLSIMGVGIIIKISDGQLGNISYNIYVFLQYLALINIGLGTFNLIPVPPLDGSKVLGAIIPEDKYFSYMKFEKYGYIALMILLFIGVLDVPLGYVREFIINGMMGLVSFILGM; from the coding sequence ATGTTGGATTCAGCCAGAGAGTTAATAATTACAGTTTTAGCTGTATTAATCGCGATATCTATGCATGAGTTATCTCATGGTTATGTATCGTATAAATTAGGAGATCCTACACCTAAAGAAGATGGGAGATTATCTTTAAATCCTTTTGCCCATCTTGATATAATGGGAACATTATGTCTTATATTTTTTAATTTTGGATGGGCAAAACCTGTTAAGGTAAATCCTTATTACTATAAAAATCATAAACTTGGCATGGTTTTAGTGGCAATTGCAGGGCCAATTATGAACTTTATTATTGCATTTCTAAGCATTATGGGAGTTGGCATAATTATAAAAATCTCCGATGGACAGTTAGGAAATATATCATATAACATATATGTATTTTTACAATATTTAGCTCTTATAAATATTGGTCTGGGGACTTTTAATTTAATTCCTGTTCCTCCATTAGATGGATCAAAAGTTTTAGGAGCAATTATACCAGAAGATAAATATTTCTCATATATGAAGTTTGAGAAGTATGGATATATTGCATTAATGATATTACTTTTCATAGGAGTTTTAGATGTACCACTAGGATATGTGAGAGAGTTTATTATAAATGGAATGATGGGGTTAGTTTCATTTATATTAGGAATGTAA
- a CDS encoding TIGR04076 family protein translates to MKKWYDEEYEFEIEVTGFLHSDHTERYCRNGEEVGDKYTCTYGCPINSDGQGICSKVMMIMFPIMESVRSGGDLENIGGNDKYSKDIVCPDGCVMFRLTAKKLGNDNFYKGKFFD, encoded by the coding sequence ATGAAAAAATGGTATGATGAGGAGTATGAATTTGAAATTGAGGTAACTGGGTTTCTTCACAGTGACCATACAGAACGGTACTGTCGAAATGGCGAGGAAGTCGGGGATAAGTATACCTGCACCTATGGCTGTCCTATAAATTCGGATGGACAGGGTATCTGTTCCAAGGTTATGATGATTATGTTCCCAATTATGGAGTCAGTCAGAAGTGGAGGAGATTTAGAGAACATTGGGGGTAATGATAAGTATAGTAAGGATATTGTATGCCCAGATGGTTGCGTCATGTTTAGGCTAACGGCAAAGAAACTTGGCAATGATAATTTTTATAAAGGGAAATTTTTTGATTAA
- a CDS encoding Lrp/AsnC family transcriptional regulator, whose product MEEILEILEKNSRYTDEQIAVMVGKSVEEVRDAIRDYEEKSIIAGYTTLVNWENTGKETVTALIEVKITPQRGEGFDKVAERIYKFPQVKACYLMSGGFDLTVIVEGKTMKEVAMFVSSKLAVQEHVLSTATHFVLKKYKDHGMMFKEKKLDDREAIFI is encoded by the coding sequence ATGGAAGAAATCTTAGAGATTTTAGAGAAGAATAGTAGATATACTGATGAACAAATTGCTGTAATGGTTGGTAAATCAGTAGAAGAAGTAAGAGATGCAATAAGAGATTATGAAGAAAAAAGTATAATAGCAGGATATACAACTCTTGTTAATTGGGAGAATACAGGTAAAGAAACAGTTACAGCATTAATCGAAGTAAAGATCACACCTCAAAGAGGAGAGGGTTTTGATAAAGTAGCTGAAAGAATATACAAGTTTCCACAAGTAAAAGCTTGTTATTTAATGTCTGGTGGATTCGACTTAACTGTTATAGTAGAAGGTAAAACTATGAAGGAAGTGGCTATGTTTGTTTCAAGTAAACTAGCAGTGCAAGAACACGTATTAAGTACTGCCACTCATTTTGTTCTTAAGAAATATAAGGATCATGGTATGATGTTTAAAGAAAAGAAATTAGATGATAGGGAGGCTATATTTATATGA
- a CDS encoding rhodanese-like domain-containing protein: protein MNSLTSDEMTIKADDLDKLIDKINLIDIREDYEYDEGHVKGAKNIPMNDLIQEPEEYLDINEKYYIICHSGRRSDFTCRILRDAGYNVVDVLYGTEGYPGDLEIE from the coding sequence ATGAATAGTCTTACTAGTGATGAGATGACTATAAAAGCAGATGATTTAGATAAATTAATAGATAAAATTAATCTTATTGATATAAGAGAAGATTATGAGTATGATGAAGGTCATGTAAAGGGTGCTAAAAATATACCAATGAATGATTTGATTCAGGAACCAGAAGAATACTTAGATATCAATGAAAAGTATTATATAATTTGCCATTCAGGAAGAAGAAGTGATTTTACTTGTAGAATACTTAGAGACGCTGGATATAATGTAGTGGATGTGTTATACGGTACAGAAGGATATCCAGGAGATTTAGAAATAGAATAG
- a CDS encoding aminotransferase class I/II-fold pyridoxal phosphate-dependent enzyme yields MRLEDMILDNVKNMPPSGIRKYFDMVNEMEDVISLGVGEPDFVTPWNVREAGIYSLEVGSTHYSSNAGFIELRDEICKYLNRRFNLKYDPRSEVLVTVGGSEGIDVALRALVGPGDEVIVPEPSFVAYKGCTAFTGATAKVLNLRAEDEFKLTAERLEEAITERTKVVIIPFPNNPTGAIMTREELRPIVDVLKDKDIIILSDEIYAELTYGENHVSIASFPEVRDKTLLISGFSKAYAMTGWRLGYICGHPVLMDAIKKIHQYALMCSPTTAQYAAIEALKGGDDSVKEMVKEYNRRRRVLVDGFKKLGLDCFEPLGAFYVFPCIESTGMTSDEFCEKLLMSEKVLTVPGNAFGECGEGYIRACYASSMENIMEALKRIERFLEKNRDKIE; encoded by the coding sequence ATGAGACTAGAGGATATGATTTTAGATAATGTAAAAAATATGCCTCCATCAGGCATAAGAAAATATTTCGATATGGTAAATGAAATGGAAGATGTAATTTCTTTAGGGGTAGGAGAACCTGACTTTGTTACACCTTGGAATGTAAGAGAGGCTGGAATATACTCTTTAGAAGTAGGAAGTACACATTACTCATCAAATGCTGGATTTATTGAATTACGTGATGAGATATGCAAATACTTAAATAGAAGATTTAATTTAAAATATGATCCAAGAAGTGAAGTATTAGTTACTGTAGGTGGAAGTGAAGGCATAGATGTAGCACTTAGAGCTTTAGTTGGGCCAGGAGATGAAGTAATAGTTCCAGAGCCAAGCTTTGTAGCTTATAAGGGATGTACAGCTTTTACTGGTGCTACAGCTAAGGTTTTAAATCTTAGAGCTGAAGATGAATTTAAATTAACAGCTGAGAGGTTAGAAGAAGCTATAACAGAGAGAACTAAAGTAGTTATAATACCATTTCCAAACAATCCAACTGGGGCTATTATGACTAGAGAAGAGCTTAGGCCTATAGTTGATGTTTTAAAAGATAAAGATATAATTATACTTTCTGATGAAATATATGCTGAACTTACTTATGGAGAAAATCATGTATCTATAGCTAGTTTCCCAGAAGTTAGAGATAAAACACTACTTATTAGTGGATTTTCAAAAGCTTATGCAATGACTGGGTGGAGACTTGGATATATATGTGGACATCCTGTATTAATGGATGCTATTAAAAAGATTCACCAATATGCACTTATGTGTTCACCTACTACAGCACAATATGCAGCTATAGAGGCACTTAAAGGTGGCGATGATAGTGTAAAAGAGATGGTAAAAGAGTATAATAGAAGAAGAAGGGTATTAGTAGATGGTTTTAAAAAATTAGGACTAGATTGCTTTGAGCCTTTAGGAGCATTTTATGTATTTCCATGTATAGAATCTACTGGTATGACATCAGATGAATTTTGTGAGAAACTTCTTATGAGCGAGAAAGTACTTACAGTACCAGGTAATGCTTTTGGTGAATGTGGAGAAGGATATATAAGGGCTTGTTATGCATCATCTATGGAAAATATAATGGAGGCATTAAAGAGAATAGAAAGATTTCTTGAAAAAAATAGAGATAAAATAGAATAG
- a CDS encoding rhomboid family intramembrane serine protease: MNWLNKLERKFGKYYIHNLITIIVVMNAIVYFLALIGGESANMSNLMLVPQKVMNGEIWRLVTFIFIPPNTTPLFILLNLFFFYYAGKGLEEAWGGFKVNVFYLVGMIFTIIASFITGWPAWSDGLQLMLIIAFALSYPNMEILFWGIIPLKLKYLAVIDIVFLLVELKQIPFVGYAIVEIAPLLAIPIFFGGTLVTNIKYQKKKNNRKKSNLKVIKGYTHKCTICGLTDIQDPDMDFRYCSKCEGKHCYCSNHIMNHEHITAKDKLK, translated from the coding sequence GTGAATTGGTTAAATAAACTTGAGAGAAAGTTTGGTAAATATTATATTCATAATTTAATAACGATAATTGTGGTTATGAATGCTATAGTATATTTTTTAGCATTAATAGGTGGAGAATCAGCAAATATGTCAAACCTTATGTTGGTGCCTCAAAAAGTTATGAATGGTGAGATATGGAGGCTTGTAACATTTATTTTTATACCACCAAATACTACACCTTTATTTATATTACTTAATTTATTTTTCTTCTATTATGCAGGGAAAGGTCTAGAAGAAGCATGGGGTGGATTCAAGGTTAATGTATTTTATCTTGTAGGGATGATTTTTACAATAATTGCATCATTTATAACAGGATGGCCAGCATGGAGTGATGGATTACAATTAATGCTTATAATAGCATTTGCACTATCATATCCTAATATGGAAATTTTATTTTGGGGTATTATACCATTAAAGCTTAAGTATCTCGCAGTTATAGATATAGTATTTCTTTTAGTAGAATTAAAACAAATTCCTTTCGTAGGTTATGCTATAGTGGAAATAGCGCCATTATTAGCAATTCCAATATTCTTTGGTGGAACTTTAGTTACAAATATAAAATATCAGAAAAAGAAAAATAATCGTAAGAAGAGTAACTTAAAAGTTATAAAAGGATATACTCATAAATGTACTATTTGTGGGCTAACAGATATACAAGATCCAGATATGGATTTTAGATATTGTTCTAAGTGTGAAGGAAAGCATTGTTACTGTAGTAATCACATTATGAATCATGAGCATATAACTGCGAAAGATAAATTAAAATAG